The window GCATCAGACAGTTCGCGCACAGCGGCTTCGGGGATCTCATCTTGCTCGGGCAGCGCCGAGAAAAATGTTCCGCCGCTGACGCCGTAGAACTTCACGACGTTGCCGAGCGCTTCCTGCTGGAGATAGGCGAAGCGCACGCCGCGCTCGGCGAAACCATTCAACACCGATTCGAGCTGATTGCGGCCGACCACGCGCTGCACGTCCTCGTTGCCGAGTGCATGCAGATCGCCGCGCTTGACGAACATCCCGCCGCTCAGATCCATCCCGAGCAGGCGGCGCAGGTCGAGCGGCTCTCCGGTCGACACGAGCGCACCCGCGGGCGCTGGAACTCCAGCGTGTTGCAGACCCGGCGCGAGCAGATCGCGATAGCAGTTGCGGATCGCAAGCGCTGAATTCATCGTGACGGCTCCGGCCTGCTCGACCTCGGCGAGGCGCTTCAGCGGACGCTCGCCCTGGCACATCGCGAGGATCAGATCGGCTTCAACCGGCACGCCGTCGCCGAAGCTCTGCGCGTCGATGGCGGACGTTTCGAATCCTTCACGGGCAAGCTCGGCCAGCGCGCCGTCGAGAATGGCGGCGTCGGCTTCGACCTTGCCCGGGGAAAATTCGGGCTCTCTATAAACTCCCAAAGCACGGTAGCTCATTGAATGCTCCGTATTGCGCGGCGTGCGGCGTCGAGATCGTTCAGCTCGTCCACGTCGATCGCGCCCTCAATTTCGATCGCGTGGAGATTCATCTGATTGTCGATCAGCAAAGCCAGAAATCGACGGAGTGCATCGAGGCCGGCGCGCCGCGCGTCGCCCGCCAAATCGAATATCCGAGTGTGCAGGAAGTACAGCCCCGCCGTAACGAAAAGATTTTGCTCGCTGCCGAGGTGGGTGATCAAGCCTCCTTGATTGACATTTGCGAACAGGGGTTTGCGATCGCCACGCCATTGCGTGACAGCGAGCGCGCCTGCGATACGTTGGTCGCCGCACGACGCAATTTTCCGTTGCGCCTCGCGCACGAAGCGCGACATTTCCGCTTGCGGCACGATCGCATCGACGGTCGCTGCGATGAACCATCCCGGCTCGATAAATTCGCCGAGCGTGAGCATCGTCTCCATCGAATTGGCGGTATCGCGCACGACGACTTTGACGCTTGGCGGCACCGGCAGTTTCAGCTCATCGGCGATTCGCGCTGTTTCCGAATTGACGATCGCCAGCACCGACGAGGCGCCGGCGTCGAGCAGCGCGCGCGCCTGCCGCGCGAGCATCGTGTCCCCGCCAAGCTCGACCAGCGGCTTGGGTAAATCGGCGCCCGACGCGCGAAGTCGTTCGCCACGTCCTGCGGCTATGATCGCTCCCTGCAACTTCATCACCACTTCACCATGCGATCCGATTCAAACCCTCGAGCGATGCGATCGTGAAATCCGCGATAGCGTCGCGATCGGCAATTCCATTGGGATGCGGCTGATACCACACCGTTCGCATCCCAAGCTGGTGCGCCGGTTTGCAATCCTTGTCGAGCGAATCGCCGATCATCGCCGCATCAGCGGGCGATAACCTGAGAGACTTCAGAGCCGCCTGAAAAATTCCCGGCTCAGGCTTGAAGATCTTTACGCGGCTCGAATCCGCGATCGCTGAAAAATAGTTCCTGATTGCCCCATCCTCGAGGATCGTTTCGAGGTTACCGTAGAAATTTGAAACAACGCCCATCGCAAATTTGTTCCCGAGGCTGTCGAGTGCGCGCCTGCTGTCAGCCATTCCGGCTTTCGTTTCGGTCACGAACGATGAAGTCACCTGCTCGACCATCCGATGCCGGCCTTTGCCGTCAGCGCCCTCGATCATCGTTCGAATCCGCTCGGGACCGTTCGCGCGCAGAAACTCCATCTGATGTCCGACGAGAAAACGAATCAGGTCCGTCAGGCCAAAGCGCGATACGATCTTGGTCGCGCCGTAGCCGGTTTTAGTCGCGTGATCGAAGGCCGGATCGAGCTCTGCGCGTTCGATTTCTATTCCCGCCGCGCGATACTGTGCGAGGAATC is drawn from Candidatus Binataceae bacterium and contains these coding sequences:
- a CDS encoding HAD family hydrolase; the protein is MVKGLLFDFGGTLDGPTHWLDRFLAQYRAAGIEIERAELDPAFDHATKTGYGATKIVSRFGLTDLIRFLVGHQMEFLRANGPERIRTMIEGADGKGRHRMVEQVTSSFVTETKAGMADSRRALDSLGNKFAMGVVSNFYGNLETILEDGAIRNYFSAIADSSRVKIFKPEPGIFQAALKSLRLSPADAAMIGDSLDKDCKPAHQLGMRTVWYQPHPNGIADRDAIADFTIASLEGLNRIAW
- a CDS encoding NTP transferase domain-containing protein translates to MKLQGAIIAAGRGERLRASGADLPKPLVELGGDTMLARQARALLDAGASSVLAIVNSETARIADELKLPVPPSVKVVVRDTANSMETMLTLGEFIEPGWFIAATVDAIVPQAEMSRFVREAQRKIASCGDQRIAGALAVTQWRGDRKPLFANVNQGGLITHLGSEQNLFVTAGLYFLHTRIFDLAGDARRAGLDALRRFLALLIDNQMNLHAIEIEGAIDVDELNDLDAARRAIRSIQ